One window from the genome of Bacillus mesophilus encodes:
- a CDS encoding glycosyltransferase family 4 protein: protein MDISVILAFVASFITVLVVTPFVIKFAVSIGATDKPNERKVHQKLMPRLGGLAIFIGVLVGYFVGGLYSYNVTAITAAGIVILLTGFLDDKYELAPKYKLLGQIVAASIVVSSGLTIELLYVPFVGEFSLGLLGYPITFFWIIAITNAINLIDGLDGLAAGISGIVIATIAILAAFSGNMLILTISVILLGSIIGFLFYNFNPAKIFMGDTGALFLGYCISILSLLGLYKSVTLFSFVVPIIILGVPIFDTTFAIIRRIVNKRPISSPDKEHLHHRLLSLGLSHRNTVLMIYCLSIFFSVTAVAFSSTTMWGAILITFVLLIILELLAESIGLVSQNYKPIINMYSRLSKRRI from the coding sequence ATGGATATATCAGTTATACTGGCTTTTGTAGCTTCATTTATAACTGTGTTGGTAGTGACTCCTTTCGTGATTAAATTTGCTGTATCAATTGGTGCAACTGATAAGCCTAATGAAAGGAAAGTGCACCAAAAGCTAATGCCGAGACTGGGTGGGCTAGCCATCTTTATAGGAGTACTTGTCGGGTACTTCGTTGGTGGTCTTTACTCTTACAATGTTACTGCCATCACAGCTGCGGGAATTGTGATCTTACTTACAGGGTTTCTTGATGATAAATATGAATTAGCACCAAAATATAAATTACTTGGTCAAATTGTGGCAGCCTCAATAGTTGTATCAAGTGGACTTACTATTGAGTTGTTATATGTTCCATTTGTGGGTGAATTTAGTTTAGGGTTATTAGGGTACCCAATTACTTTCTTTTGGATTATCGCGATTACAAATGCTATTAACTTGATCGATGGACTAGACGGCTTAGCTGCTGGTATATCAGGAATAGTCATTGCAACCATTGCCATTTTAGCAGCATTTAGTGGTAATATGTTAATCCTAACCATTTCAGTGATCTTACTAGGAAGTATAATTGGCTTTCTATTTTATAACTTTAATCCTGCTAAAATTTTCATGGGAGATACGGGAGCACTGTTTCTTGGATATTGTATCTCCATCTTATCTTTATTAGGATTATATAAAAGTGTAACTTTATTTAGTTTTGTAGTACCAATTATTATCTTAGGAGTACCGATCTTTGATACTACCTTTGCAATAATCAGAAGAATTGTGAACAAGCGTCCGATTTCCTCACCTGATAAAGAACACTTACATCATCGCTTATTATCATTAGGACTTTCTCATCGAAATACAGTTTTAATGATCTATTGTTTAAGTATCTTTTTTAGTGTAACGGCTGTGGCGTTTTCTAGTACGACTATGTGGGGAGCTATTTTAATTACTTTTGTATTATTAATTATTCTTGAGCTCTTAGCAGAATCAATAGGGTTGGTTAGTCAGAATTATAAGCCTATCATTAACATGTATAGTAGGCTCTCTAAAAGAAGAATATAG
- a CDS encoding glycosyltransferase family 4 protein has translation MKLWIFNHYAISPGSGGITRDFDLAKRLNEEGHEVTIFASSFDHRTRKEKHFINSKDLYKEEYYDGIRYVWVRTTPYTSNNISRVFNIFSYSIRGYFTAMKLKEKPDVVMGTLVHPLAALLGYMVSWKKKSMFYFEERDLWPETLIHLGKLSKHNPIVTILSKLELFLYKKAKRIIVLFDKAPEYIAQRGISKNKVLYLPNGVDLDRYEESAELSPEHDKLFQGLKDKFIAMYTGAHGLANRLDVLLDVAKILKDQKPEMYFVLVGDGVEKQRLIQRKLEEGLDNVIFLDPVPKEQIPTILKKANVGLIAMWDAELYKWGISLNKAYDYMAAKIPTVIQCNIEGTIIEKSKGGIKVADKNSMAEALTYISQHPNEAKEMGENARNYVESYHSWDQMAQTLIDAMQEDVQQEHEKERVKA, from the coding sequence ATGAAATTATGGATATTTAATCATTATGCAATTTCTCCAGGATCTGGAGGAATAACTCGTGATTTTGATTTAGCTAAGAGATTAAATGAGGAAGGTCATGAAGTGACAATTTTTGCTTCTTCCTTTGATCATAGAACTAGAAAAGAAAAGCATTTTATCAATTCTAAAGATCTTTACAAAGAAGAATATTATGACGGGATTCGGTACGTTTGGGTCCGTACAACCCCTTACACTTCTAATAACATTAGTCGAGTGTTTAATATTTTCAGCTATAGTATCAGAGGATATTTTACAGCAATGAAGCTAAAAGAGAAGCCTGATGTTGTGATGGGGACGCTCGTTCATCCTTTAGCTGCCTTACTAGGATACATGGTTTCTTGGAAAAAAAAGAGCATGTTCTACTTTGAAGAAAGAGATTTGTGGCCAGAGACATTAATCCATTTAGGTAAATTGTCTAAACATAACCCTATTGTTACTATATTAAGCAAACTTGAGTTATTTCTATATAAAAAAGCCAAACGAATCATTGTGCTTTTTGATAAAGCACCAGAATATATAGCTCAAAGAGGAATATCTAAAAATAAGGTATTGTATCTTCCAAATGGTGTTGATCTGGACCGCTATGAAGAAAGTGCAGAACTCTCTCCTGAACATGATAAGCTCTTTCAGGGGTTAAAAGATAAATTTATTGCTATGTATACCGGGGCGCACGGTTTAGCTAATAGGTTAGATGTTCTCCTTGATGTGGCTAAAATTCTTAAAGATCAGAAGCCTGAGATGTACTTTGTTTTGGTTGGAGATGGAGTAGAAAAACAAAGACTAATCCAAAGGAAATTAGAGGAAGGCTTGGACAATGTAATTTTTTTAGATCCTGTTCCTAAAGAGCAAATTCCTACGATACTAAAAAAAGCAAATGTTGGCCTAATAGCGATGTGGGATGCCGAACTATATAAATGGGGTATTAGTTTAAATAAAGCCTATGACTATATGGCTGCAAAAATTCCAACTGTTATTCAATGTAACATCGAAGGTACTATTATAGAGAAATCAAAAGGTGGCATAAAAGTCGCTGATAAAAACTCAATGGCCGAAGCACTTACATATATTTCTCAACATCCTAATGAAGCAAAAGAAATGGGTGAAAATGCTAGAAATTATGTTGAATCTTATCATTCATGGGATCAAATGGCACAAACTTTAATTGATGCAATGCAAGAGGATGTTCAACAAGAACATGAAAAAGAGAGAGTTAAAGCCTAA
- a CDS encoding VanZ family protein → MLNHINVDIMFGIDKQMHFWGFFVGTLILGILLLLITPIRYSRRNLSILWFGVIMIGMIEEFRQYLLPNRSTEFLDGMANILGATCGILLPFIIGSFYKQLVKNKHLYMLFFFYILTLSAGLWQLNQISFLQEELNLRNIVQVFFMK, encoded by the coding sequence ATGTTGAATCATATAAATGTTGATATCATGTTTGGGATAGACAAACAAATGCATTTTTGGGGCTTTTTTGTAGGTACACTTATTCTTGGAATCCTACTACTCCTAATTACCCCCATACGATATTCAAGACGAAACTTGAGTATATTATGGTTTGGGGTCATCATGATTGGGATGATCGAAGAATTTAGACAATACTTACTACCAAATCGTAGCACAGAGTTCCTAGATGGAATGGCTAATATTTTAGGGGCTACTTGTGGAATACTGCTTCCTTTTATCATTGGATCTTTTTATAAACAACTAGTGAAAAATAAGCACTTATATATGTTATTCTTCTTTTATATTCTTACTTTATCAGCTGGATTATGGCAGCTTAACCAAATATCTTTTTTACAGGAAGAGCTTAATCTACGGAACATCGTTCAGGTATTCTTTATGAAATAA
- a CDS encoding lipopolysaccharide biosynthesis protein, with protein MLLQIKAKLHAKFTQDRFLKNVTVLVGGNIAAQMIVICASPLLTRLYTPDEFGYLGLFISLLALLASISSLQYESTITLPKDDLDGANIVLLCFVTLLGVVLLTAGSLLIFTEQIAELFQVEAIKNYLFLLPISLLALGGNNILNSWATRKKNYGLISTTKITQGINMTLVQVIGGMVIKGPLGLMIGDVIGRAGGNARFIRSTYREDWQIFKQIKWKKIMKMAKRYKKFPIYSSPATLFRQVSLELPFLVLTGIYGPSIGGGFILVQRVLGLPLFLIGLSIGNVYLSDASKLVHINPDQIKKLFWSTFQKLFIIIAPLLFIIIIFGPTMFTFIFGNDWTISSSYLPILAIMYSFQFLSAPLGVTLYVLERNDLQILREIIRVVLIGGALILAYIFSYTPFQAIIAISVAGSIGFILYGIFSIVAIHQYLQQQGIPVKGETPI; from the coding sequence ATGCTTTTACAAATAAAAGCGAAACTACATGCTAAATTCACACAGGACCGTTTCTTAAAAAACGTTACAGTTTTAGTAGGCGGTAATATAGCTGCTCAGATGATCGTCATTTGCGCTTCTCCCTTATTAACACGTCTTTATACTCCCGATGAGTTTGGTTATTTAGGTTTATTTATTTCACTATTAGCTCTATTAGCTTCTATTAGCTCCCTTCAATATGAAAGTACAATTACTCTTCCTAAAGATGATTTAGACGGGGCAAATATTGTTTTACTTTGTTTTGTTACCCTACTTGGAGTGGTATTACTTACTGCTGGTTCCTTACTGATCTTCACAGAACAAATTGCAGAATTATTTCAAGTCGAGGCTATTAAAAATTACTTATTTCTTTTACCAATAAGCCTTCTAGCCTTAGGTGGTAATAATATATTAAATAGCTGGGCAACAAGAAAAAAAAATTATGGACTAATCTCAACAACAAAGATTACTCAGGGTATAAATATGACGCTGGTTCAAGTTATTGGTGGAATGGTAATTAAGGGGCCATTGGGCTTAATGATTGGAGACGTGATTGGGAGAGCCGGTGGAAACGCCCGTTTTATTAGGTCAACCTATAGAGAAGATTGGCAAATCTTTAAGCAAATAAAGTGGAAGAAAATTATGAAAATGGCCAAAAGGTATAAAAAATTCCCAATCTATTCAAGCCCTGCTACGTTGTTTAGACAAGTCTCCTTAGAGTTACCCTTCCTGGTACTAACAGGTATATATGGACCAAGTATCGGAGGAGGGTTTATCTTAGTACAACGAGTACTTGGCTTACCTTTGTTTCTGATTGGTCTGTCTATTGGTAACGTCTATCTCTCCGACGCCTCAAAGCTTGTTCATATAAATCCGGATCAAATTAAAAAGTTGTTTTGGAGTACTTTCCAAAAACTATTCATCATCATTGCGCCTTTGCTTTTCATTATTATCATTTTCGGTCCTACAATGTTTACCTTTATTTTTGGAAATGATTGGACGATTTCATCAAGTTATTTACCGATATTAGCAATCATGTACTCATTTCAGTTTTTATCTGCTCCTCTAGGTGTTACACTTTATGTTTTAGAAAGAAATGACTTACAAATTCTCAGAGAGATTATAAGAGTTGTTTTAATTGGAGGGGCCTTAATACTCGCATACATTTTTTCTTATACTCCTTTTCAAGCAATCATCGCAATCAGTGTTGCTGGGTCGATAGGGTTTATCCTATATGGTATATTTTCAATAGTAGCGATTCATCAATACCTACAACAACAAGGAATACCTGTAAAGGGAGAAACACCTATCTAA